CGAGATGGTAAAGGGCAGGATGTCGATAGATACGCCCGGCGCTTCGACCTGCAGCCGCTCGGCCAACCGTGGCAGCAGAAACGCCGAGACATAGTCCGCGACCTGCATGGTAAACACCCGCTCGGCCTGGGCGGGAACAAACTGGTGCTGCAAGGAAATGGCCGTCGAGATAAAGCCGAGGCCGCGCTCGATATCGGCATAGAGCTCTCGGGCGCGGTCAGTTGGCCGGACCCCGCCTGCCGTCCGAAAGAACAGCTCGTCGTTGAGCAT
This genomic stretch from Sulfitobacter sp. HNIBRBA3233 harbors:
- a CDS encoding LysR family transcriptional regulator, which translates into the protein MNLRNFDLNLLVIFRAIMNQGSIAGAAEEIGLSPSAVSHALARLRVMLNDELFFRTAGGVRPTDRARELYADIERGLGFISTAISLQHQFVPAQAERVFTMQVADYVSAFLLPRLAERLQVEAPGVSIDILPFTIS